A region of the Scatophagus argus isolate fScaArg1 chromosome 19, fScaArg1.pri, whole genome shotgun sequence genome:
TGTCCTCCTGGATGTCCCTCCAGCTCCGCACTCAGTCTCACCTGGACTGCACCGTCCACCTCGTCCTCTTCgtcatcatcttcatcgtccacacacacacacacacacacacaccacaaccacaaccGGCAGAAACACAACGCAAAGACGAGCGCAGTGACAGGATCAGACTTCATCTGCCGAGgtcagctcagacacacacacacacaccactactctcacacacactcacaccactcatacatgcacacgcacactcacacacacacatcacagtgaaatgaGCTCCAGACTGAGTGAGCTGGTTGGTTTGGTGCCCCCTGGTGGTCGTGGACAagtttacagtatttattttaaatgttgagCCGCATCAGGTTCAGTTACTGTGCTTAAACACAGCAGTTTGAGGTGCTTGTACTTCATTTGCGTATTTCCCTTTAATGGCAAACGTCTATGATGTCTGTGATGTTATAAACTACCCAGCAGTGTGGAAACTTATCTGGCATCAATAACTATAATCCAGTAACTGCAAATATGCTGAATAACGAGTACTTTCCCGTTGTACTTCAAAGTACTACAAGAATTCTTTATTCTATAGGAGCAAAACCTGATAAAAGTGAAAGTATTTTCCATCAGCTTTATTGTGATTGATAACATTCCTACAAACAGACACCAGCAGCTTATCAATGACAAGCTGAAGTTCATCAGTCACTTGACTGACGCTTCACTTTGATCACATAAAAATGTATCTATTAATcaatataattaattataattttgTGTCTTTCCATTGAGATTTTTTGTGATTGCCGTCCCAGGGTCCTTTGGGGCCTGTCGACCCTCCAGACATCTTGACTTGTTAAAATTGATTTCACGTTGGGATTTTCTCGTCTTTTCTCCGTGTTTATTTCCTCAGCCTGTCCTGATCTCACTCCGCCCTCTGGCCGTGGAGGTGGGGCTACAGTTCACGCACCGATTGGCTGAGAGTAAAGAGGCCAATCAGTCGGAGGTTTTAAACTCTGCCTATCACCCGTTCCTGTGGCTCTGCCTCCTCCACAGGTGCATCTGAACCTGATGAAAGAGCACCTGTAAATTACACCTGTACTAAAGTTGTACTAAATCTGAATGTCCCTTTAACATGATGACCTCACCTGCCACCTCTctgacatcactgctgacatCATCAGGTGGCCAGCGGAGCTCTCCACTCTCCACTTCTTCTCCGTCTGTTGGCTCCACCACGATGGATGGGAGACGCCTTGGAAGTTTTGGAAAACGCTCCTTAGTGTCTGGAAGAACCTGGAAAAGCAGGAagtgaccaatcagagagcttGTTGCTGGACTCACCTGTTGGTTGAgctcattttaataaaaattttCCCCAACTAATGGCCAGGTGCTGTGTTTGAGTCTCACCTGGATAGCCAACACCTCCTCTCCAGAGGCTCCACCCACAGAGTCACAGGTGTTCATCACCTCTGTcatctcagccaatcagaattcAGTAagcaacaggagacaggaagcTGAGAGAAGACAAACACGAAGCATTACATTGAAGCATCGT
Encoded here:
- the si:dkeyp-72h1.1 gene encoding protein LBH, which gives rise to MTEVMNTCDSVGGASGEEVLAIQVLPDTKERFPKLPRRLPSIVVEPTDGEEVESGELRWPPDDVSSDVREVAGSDAPVEEAEPQERVIGRV